ACCATGAACTTTGTAGCGAGTTTTGTGTATCTTTTAATCAGTTAGTGTGataattttgaacgtttatgTTCACTGACTATCAGAACTCTTTTTGGTTATTTTCTCTTGTTGGTGCTTTTGTGGGTTGCGCTCTCTTTCCTCTGTTCTGTTTTCCGATTtcgaatttttttatttctcagaGGAAGAGAGAAAGACAGTTGGAAGAAGGCGGCGTATCACTCAAAAAGATGATCGCAACtgacagaaaacaaagaaaagcagaaaaaaaagaagagaagcGTCTTctcaaacaacaaaaaaagagagagaagaTGATAGAACGGTTGTATGGTGAACGGGATGCCCTGGAAAAGCTGGAAGCGGAGCAAGATCGTCAAGCTTCAGCGGACATCAGACGTCGGAATTCACAAATGTAAGACCATGTTTACAAGGATTTTTTTCCTTTTACCGTCTGTAACATATTGTTTTATCAATCTATGACATTGCTTGATGTGGTTTGTGGTTTCCAAGGGGCGcaataaaaatttcaaattgtttgaGATTAGCGTTTTctaattttaattaattttgtcTACTTATAATTGTAATGACTTGAACGATGTGATGTGTATATAATTTAATCGCATAGTTTCCATTGAAGAATATGTAATTCCAAAGAATTTAATCACAAATTCCGTATTTAAAAAAACTGACAAATTATAATTTACAGAATTATTTTTATCACACGAggtatttataaaaacaaagtatACTAAGGTGCTTACCGTCGAGGGCGTTTTGATTTCCGTCTTTCATAATATCCAAGAAAAGTGGCAGTCATAGTGTGTCGCGTATTCGGTATTTGAAATGTtgcaacatttcattttattttaaaatgtgtgcTTTTAAGAAAATGGCTTTCTTTCCGATTTTCGCGTCTggaaaatataatatgtaattactcaccgtgtgtgtttgtgttactctaaataatgacaaaaatcCAGTAACCTTGGTTACACGTTGTTACAACTTGTTCAGCATTGACAATACGCTAGAGAAAATAGTTAACAGATGACGTCATCTCAATAACACCACCTCAACTCCCCACCCACAtctcaccccacccccacccaccctaTTCCAGTTCATGTACTTTGATGTCACATTTCTGATTTCGCTTACTTTATTGcaaaatgtataaaacattaaaataatgaCACGTGATCTTTCTATACTTTACCGTTACTATGGAAACTCCGACTATATCTTAATAATATAGTGAGAGTAATTTTATCATGTGTTCTcttaatgatagcaaaatatttttttctaaatgaatGATTTATCACTTTCACAAATCCACCATTTTACTCTCTAATTTTCCttattttttccttcttttgTTCCCGTGCACTGGTTACCAGGAATGACGTCATTGAAGAAATGGAAGTCTTTGTACAAAGAGAGAAGAGAGACTGGGGCGATATTGGTCCGAGAGCCCCCCTAAGAGAATTTCCTCGATTCGTAAGAATCAGCGTCCAAAGcagaaaaagaaaatacaagCGTCAAAAACTTGCAAAGGGCTGGGAAATTGACTCACCAACAATGAAGTTCGCTGGCAGAGTGATTAAGTTAATGCCAACTATtgatgaggaggaggaagaaATCTAAACTTGTACAGAAAAACAAAGTGGCggtgtacatacacacgtacagacacacacagacatgtgcacacacatagGCACACACACCCCTGCACAACTAACGTTATAACTATACACTGGTCTTCAGAAATCCCCCGATTCTGTTTACTTTACACACATACCAACACTATCAAACACTGCCAGGCATGCAAACAACAAGAACGAATTCGAACGACTAGTTTCCCACATACGTATTgtgcagaaccccccccccccttctcacATACGTCGAAACATCGCGGAGACTATGTCACAttcacacacgcatacacacacatacagacacactcacaaacatatacatacatacatatacacaagcacgcacgcacacacgcacacatatgcacacacatcgTCACCTCACCATCCTTTGAGAATTGGCAActtaataaaataacaatatcaacatATCTTTCTTGaatcctgtctccttattgttCCTCTTTAATTAACCCAACTCCTCCCCTTTCCCTTTCCCTCCCCTTCCTATATCTATACTTCTTCCCTTTCCATTATTTACATCCTCCACatacccccccctcccctttttAAAAGAGTCATATATCAATGAATTAAATTTGTCATTAGgatgacaaaaatataattaacttgaatatttaattagtaAGACAACGTTTATTTCAATAAGTTAAACAAGATCGTCCGGCGTAGAGAGATTTTGGTTaactttgaaaaaatgaaatgtggCTGTGTACATTATTTACGTATAGAGTGATTTGAGGTTTGGTAAAAGTGGGTGAATGGACAatgtgtctttatttagtcaattaAGAAAGAGAAATGgtaaagtaatgaagtttttaatacgtaatactgtaccagtttagaactgtagactacacacatacatacacacatacacacatacacacacacacacacacatacacacacacatacatacacacacacatacatacacacacatacatacatacatacatacatacatacatacatacatacatacatacatacatacatacatacatacatacatacatacatacatacatacatacatacatacatacatacatacatacatacatacatacatacatacatacatacatacatacatacatacatacatacatacatacatacatacatacatacatacatacatacatacatacatacatacatacatacatacatacatacatacatacatacatacatacatacatacatacatacatacatacaaacaaacaaacaaacaaacaaacaacacaatgcTCCTGATCCTGTGATTTTATTCCAAGAACTCTTAACTATTGATGTACATCTGGCAACAAAATTAGCTACAATATCTCAACATTATATTGCAGCTGTAAGAGATAATCGCCATAATAGATTTGATATACTACCCATTTCATGATATAGTTTCAGGAACagtaagaaactgtacattctacactATAACCTAGTAGTAAGATCGTTATTTAACCTAGTAGTAAGATCGTTAtttcttactacattttgtctaaatcaAATTAACCATTCAGAACATACTGCTCTGCAACTAAACGCAGACACGCAAGGGCAAATGTTCTTCTGCATATGCATGGTGATAGTTTacaaaatgtcgcaagaaaTTTCATTGAATCATGCTATCACGTATAGTTTCTTATCAGTACAGtcttggtttctgcgtggttgtgtCAAACAGAGAAACGGAACACTAAAATGTAATGGGCTGTATATTTGCTACGGATGACGCCACCAACGGTCACTCTTGTCTTGTATACAAGGGAACTACTTCTGTTACATCGGTTTCAATTCGTTATAAACTGTGCTGACGTCACTAGATGACAGCACCTTACCGAAGATCACAACTTCATCAATCAGACCGTAAAAATATTCATTGGATTTCCCTACACCAGCCTGGCCAATGGTCAGTGGTGTATTCTTAATTAACATATCTCCATGGCAACAGTCGGCCTCACCTTCCTGTTTCACGTTGTCAAGGTAATAATTCAGTGTTACGCCATCATATGTCATAACGACATGGTGCCAGACATTCTTCCTGGCAACAAGATGTACGTAATTCCATGTAGCAGTGTCATCAGCTGTGACAACGCCCCCACCGAGCATTTGTCCTTCGAGCTCTCTGCCCATGCGTATTTCCCAACTGCCAGATGTATGGTAACCATTGGAAACGATGCCCTGGTAATTCCCCCACTGGCCTGTTCTCTTGAACCAAACACTCACTGAAAAACTCGACCCCCAATTAGTATTACGCAAGTTATCGACGTTGATCTTGCTAGCGCCATTGAAACTTGCTGTTTGACCCGAAATACCTGCGGAGACGAATGCAACACTACCAAccatgttgccatggtgaccatTACCTGATACATCATTAGCATTACCATTGAGCGGGTAACGGGCTATGACATTGTCAGCCAAAATTTgatctgaaataaacaaaacaaaatgttaggTCAGTTACTTGCAatcaaacttttttttccaaTCTAAAAAGGCCAGAGTACAATTCTTCTGCTGACGCAAATAATACGGTAcggtcttggacggtgccgtaaaagaggctgtggtttacgacgatgtccCTTTCAAGCTATGACACATTTCTatcatttgaataaatttgaacataaagaaatcattttctttaagtcattgaaacatttttttaataaacaTATTTAACGATGGAAGTTTATTACTATTGTTGCCATGGCTGTAGTTCGGTTGCTAGGCATAGTTGTTCAATTCCCGAATGCCCATTTACTTGACTAACCATCACTCAATGTCTTTATGTTCACGTTTTACAATTAGAGACACTATCGCgttgctgttgctatgtgcatgGTATTGGTTGCTAGGAATAAATGTGTTCTTTTTTTGCAAAGTATTTCATAACACTGTTCCTATCTTTGTAAAATGCGTTgctattttgttgttgctaagggaGTAGTCATGATCGATAGgtttatttgtgtatattttatggAAGTTAGTCACTCGACAACCCATAATTATCGTTAACTTGGCCAAAAACCACGTGATttgtttgttgctaagggcacTGCCATGCATGGTTGCTACACGTATGCGAAAAAACTGTATAGTAGTCCAACCAACGACTGGGCGAAATATTTTGCAAAGtttaatattattgatatattcATGCGATATGTCACTAATTTACTGACATTTCCAGCCAATCAGCTCATTGGTTTATGAACTGGAAGAATTTCCTCAATTCTGAATAGTCGCTGAAAAATGTATCAACTTATTTCAGTATCATGTTTTCGTCATCCGGGTACCCGTATATATTGCTTTTAATTACTAAAATAAGATTTTAATTAAGTCCTCCTTAATTAAATCTACACCATGATTAATGAGAAATTGACACTTGTCAACTATCTCACATATCCAGTTGCTTTTACTTACGGTTTCTATATCATATTTTAACTgttcaattatattttttaatatcatatcaatcTACAAAATTTAATCTGTGATAAATAAGTctcaacaaaaaaattaatattgtacatattcaactgaaacaacaCATTGTGAAACTAATTATCTTTTTCGTTTTCGTATTATTAATTTTCTccacaaatatatttatatatatttaaatatatttaagtTGCTGGTACCTACATATTGTCGATGTTCGATGGGATCATCGAGTGAAATTTAGAAGACCCCAGTACTGTAAAGGCGAGGAGGGTGTTCTAATGTTGTATATGGAGGTGATATTTTGATGGGGGACAAAATAGAAACTGACTAAACCAAATAAGCTCAATTAAACCAcagcgcgcgcacacacacacacacacgcacgcacgcacgcacgcacgcacgcacgcacgcacgcacgcacacacacacacacacacacacacacacatacatacatacatacatacatacgtacgtacttTCTATGTGTCTCTCCCTCCTCAATTCCCTCCTTCCctcctcccccctctctctttctctctctctctctctctctctctctctctctctctctctctctctctctctctctctctctctctctctctctctctctctctctctctctcatgttaATTTGTGTTAAACCCTTAATAAGACGTACAGTTATCTTGCGCCTAAAATGATGTGGAAAAATCTAAAAATTGTGTAAATACGGTAGGAGAGAATGTACTTCAAAGTGTTAGAGAGAG
The Glandiceps talaboti chromosome 23, keGlaTala1.1, whole genome shotgun sequence genome window above contains:
- the LOC144452901 gene encoding uncharacterized protein LOC144452901, with translation MSVTMANKTRIPIAVCYIIVTMVTRCFCAQEVCSYTLTAPKDGDCCPSLGQMLDGDHQDVDVDIAALNDALKTLREEFESLKNNCSCNTNLNPSLDQILADNVIARYPLNGNANDVSGNGHHGNMVGSVAFVSAGISGQTASFNGASKINVDNLRNTNWGSSFSVSVWFKRTGQWGNYQGIVSNGYHTSGSWEIRMGRELEGQMLGGGVVTADDTATWNYVHLVARKNVWHHVVMTYDGVTLNYYLDNVKQEGEADCCHGDMLIKNTPLTIGQAGVGKSNEYFYGLIDEVVIFGKVLSSSDVSTVYNELKPM